One segment of Sylvia atricapilla isolate bSylAtr1 chromosome 8, bSylAtr1.pri, whole genome shotgun sequence DNA contains the following:
- the PPP2R2D gene encoding serine/threonine-protein phosphatase 2A 55 kDa regulatory subunit B delta isoform isoform X1 — MAVVARAGGDGGGSNEVQWCFLQVKGAIDEDVAEADIISTVEFNYTGDLLATGDKGGRVVIFQREQETKSRPLSRGEYNVYSTFQSHEPEFDYLKSLEIEEKINKIRWLPQQNAAHFLLSTNDKTIKLWKISERDKRAEGYNLKDEDGRLREPFRVTELRVPTLKPMDLMVEASPRRTFANAHTYHINSISVNSDYATYLSADDLRINLWHLEVTNRSFNIVDIKPANMEELTEVITAAEFHPHHCNVFVYSSSKGTIRLCDMRSSALCDQHSKFFEEPEDPSSRSFFSEIISSISDVKFSHSGRYMMTRDYLSVKVWDLNMENRPVETYQVHEYLRSKLCSLYENDCIFDKFECCWNGSDSTIMTGSYNNFFRTFEREAQRDVTLEASRESSKPRAVLKPRKVCTSGKRKKDEITVDSLDFNKKILHTAWHPMENIIAVAATNNLYLFQEKVN, encoded by the exons ATGGCAG TAGTGGCGAGAGCTGGAGGCGACGGCGGCGGCAGCAACGAGGTGCAGTGGTGCTTCTTGCAGGTGAAGGGGGCGATCGACGAGGACGTGGCGGAAG CTGATATAATTTCAACAGTTGAATTTAATTACACTGGTGATCTTCTTGCAACAGGAGACAAAGGTGGCAGAGTGGTTATATTTCAAAGGGAACAAGAG ACTAAAAGCCGTCCTCTCTCTCGGGGAGAATACAATGTTTACAGTACCTTCCAGAGTCACGAGCCTGAGTTTGACTACTTGAAAAGTCTagaaattgaggaaaaaattaataaaattaggTGGTTACCACAACAGAATGCTGCTCACTTCCTGCTGTCTACAAATG atAAAACTATTAAACTATGGAAAATAAGCGAACGGGATAAACGAGCCGAAGGTTATAATCTAAAAGATGAAGATGGAAGACTCAGGGAGCCTTTCCGAGTCACAGAACTGCGG GTGCCCACGCTGAAGCCCATGGACCTGATGGTGGAGGCCAGCCCCCGCAGGACGTTCGCCAACGCTCACACCTACCACATCAACTCCATCTCCGTCAACAGCGACTACGCCACGTACCTGTCTGCCGACGACCTGCGCATCAACCTCTGGCACCTGGAGGTCACCAACAGGAGCTTCA ACATCGTGGACATCAAACCAGCCAACATGGAGGAGCTGACAGAGGTGATCACAGCAGCCGAGTTCCACCCCCACCACTGCAACGTCTTCGtctacagcagcagcaagggcaCCATCCGCCTGTGCGACATGCGCTCATCGGCGCTGTGTGACCAGCACTCCAAGT TTTTTGAGGAACCTGAAGATCCTAGCAGCAGatcatttttttcagaaataatatcCTCGATATCTGATGTGAAATTCAGCCACAGCGGGCGCTACATGATGACAAGAGACTACCTGTCAGTCAAGGTGTGGGACCTCAACATGGAGAACAGGCCCGTGGAGACCTACCAG gtgcacGAGTACCTGCGCAGCAAGCTGTGCTCCCTCTACGAGAACGACTGCATCTTCGACAAGTTCGAGTGCTGCTGGAACGGCTCCGacag TACAATCATGACTGGATCCTACAACAACTTCTTCCGGACGTTTGAGCGGGAGGCGCAGCGGGACGTGACCCTGGAGGCGTCCCGGGAGAGCAGCAAGCCCCGCGCCGTGCTCAAGCCCCGCAAAGTCTGCACCAGCGGCAAGAGGAAGAAGGACGAAATCACCGTTGACAGTCTGGACTTCAACAAGAAGATTCTGCACACGGCGTGGCACCCCATGGAGAACATCATCGCCGTGGCTGCCACCAATAACTTGTATTTATTCCAGGAGAAGGTTAACTAA
- the PPP2R2D gene encoding serine/threonine-protein phosphatase 2A 55 kDa regulatory subunit B delta isoform isoform X2, protein MAVARAGGDGGGSNEVQWCFLQVKGAIDEDVAEADIISTVEFNYTGDLLATGDKGGRVVIFQREQETKSRPLSRGEYNVYSTFQSHEPEFDYLKSLEIEEKINKIRWLPQQNAAHFLLSTNDKTIKLWKISERDKRAEGYNLKDEDGRLREPFRVTELRVPTLKPMDLMVEASPRRTFANAHTYHINSISVNSDYATYLSADDLRINLWHLEVTNRSFNIVDIKPANMEELTEVITAAEFHPHHCNVFVYSSSKGTIRLCDMRSSALCDQHSKFFEEPEDPSSRSFFSEIISSISDVKFSHSGRYMMTRDYLSVKVWDLNMENRPVETYQVHEYLRSKLCSLYENDCIFDKFECCWNGSDSTIMTGSYNNFFRTFEREAQRDVTLEASRESSKPRAVLKPRKVCTSGKRKKDEITVDSLDFNKKILHTAWHPMENIIAVAATNNLYLFQEKVN, encoded by the exons ATGGCAG TGGCGAGAGCTGGAGGCGACGGCGGCGGCAGCAACGAGGTGCAGTGGTGCTTCTTGCAGGTGAAGGGGGCGATCGACGAGGACGTGGCGGAAG CTGATATAATTTCAACAGTTGAATTTAATTACACTGGTGATCTTCTTGCAACAGGAGACAAAGGTGGCAGAGTGGTTATATTTCAAAGGGAACAAGAG ACTAAAAGCCGTCCTCTCTCTCGGGGAGAATACAATGTTTACAGTACCTTCCAGAGTCACGAGCCTGAGTTTGACTACTTGAAAAGTCTagaaattgaggaaaaaattaataaaattaggTGGTTACCACAACAGAATGCTGCTCACTTCCTGCTGTCTACAAATG atAAAACTATTAAACTATGGAAAATAAGCGAACGGGATAAACGAGCCGAAGGTTATAATCTAAAAGATGAAGATGGAAGACTCAGGGAGCCTTTCCGAGTCACAGAACTGCGG GTGCCCACGCTGAAGCCCATGGACCTGATGGTGGAGGCCAGCCCCCGCAGGACGTTCGCCAACGCTCACACCTACCACATCAACTCCATCTCCGTCAACAGCGACTACGCCACGTACCTGTCTGCCGACGACCTGCGCATCAACCTCTGGCACCTGGAGGTCACCAACAGGAGCTTCA ACATCGTGGACATCAAACCAGCCAACATGGAGGAGCTGACAGAGGTGATCACAGCAGCCGAGTTCCACCCCCACCACTGCAACGTCTTCGtctacagcagcagcaagggcaCCATCCGCCTGTGCGACATGCGCTCATCGGCGCTGTGTGACCAGCACTCCAAGT TTTTTGAGGAACCTGAAGATCCTAGCAGCAGatcatttttttcagaaataatatcCTCGATATCTGATGTGAAATTCAGCCACAGCGGGCGCTACATGATGACAAGAGACTACCTGTCAGTCAAGGTGTGGGACCTCAACATGGAGAACAGGCCCGTGGAGACCTACCAG gtgcacGAGTACCTGCGCAGCAAGCTGTGCTCCCTCTACGAGAACGACTGCATCTTCGACAAGTTCGAGTGCTGCTGGAACGGCTCCGacag TACAATCATGACTGGATCCTACAACAACTTCTTCCGGACGTTTGAGCGGGAGGCGCAGCGGGACGTGACCCTGGAGGCGTCCCGGGAGAGCAGCAAGCCCCGCGCCGTGCTCAAGCCCCGCAAAGTCTGCACCAGCGGCAAGAGGAAGAAGGACGAAATCACCGTTGACAGTCTGGACTTCAACAAGAAGATTCTGCACACGGCGTGGCACCCCATGGAGAACATCATCGCCGTGGCTGCCACCAATAACTTGTATTTATTCCAGGAGAAGGTTAACTAA
- the BNIP3 gene encoding BCL2/adenovirus E1B 19 kDa protein-interacting protein 3 — MSRQSPAEENLQGSWVELHFSSNGSGSGSGSGSSVSGGSQEQVPASIHNGDMEKILLDAQHESGRSSSRESSHCDSPPRSQTPQDSHRALEVESHSSGEKNSFQSEEDFLERRREVERLLRRNADWIWDWSSRPENIPPKEFLFKHPRRTATLSMRNTSVMKKGGIFSAEFLKVFLPSLLLSHLLAIGLGIYIGRRLTTTASSSTF, encoded by the exons GGTCCTGGGTGGAGCTGCACTTCAGCAGcaatggcagtggcagtggcagtggcagtggcagctcGGTGTCTGggggcagccaggagcaggtgCCAGCCTCCATCCACAACGGGGACATGGAGAAGATCCTGCTGGACGCCCAGCACGAGtcgggcaggagcagctccagggagagctcccacTGTGACAG ccctCCTCGCTCCCAGACGCCCCAGGACAGCCACCGAGCCCTGGAGGTAGAGAGCCACAGCAGTGGGGAGAAGAACAGCTTCCAG TCTGAGGAGGATttcctggagaggaggagggaggtggaGCGGCTGCTGAGGAGGAACGCCGATTGGATCTGGGACTGGTCCAGCCGGCCCGAGAACATCCCCCCCAA GGAATTCCTCTTCAAACACCCGCGGCGCACCGCCACGCTCAGCATGAGGAACACCAGTGTCATGAAGAAAGGGGGGATATTCTCTGCCGAATTCCTGAAGGTTttcctcccatccctgctgctctctcacCTGCTGGCCATTGGACTGGG GATTTACATCGGGAGGCGCCTGACCACCACGGCGTCCAGCAGCACCTTCTGA
- the PPP2R2D gene encoding serine/threonine-protein phosphatase 2A 55 kDa regulatory subunit B delta isoform isoform X3, which translates to MDLMVEASPRRTFANAHTYHINSISVNSDYATYLSADDLRINLWHLEVTNRSFNIVDIKPANMEELTEVITAAEFHPHHCNVFVYSSSKGTIRLCDMRSSALCDQHSKFFEEPEDPSSRSFFSEIISSISDVKFSHSGRYMMTRDYLSVKVWDLNMENRPVETYQVHEYLRSKLCSLYENDCIFDKFECCWNGSDSTIMTGSYNNFFRTFEREAQRDVTLEASRESSKPRAVLKPRKVCTSGKRKKDEITVDSLDFNKKILHTAWHPMENIIAVAATNNLYLFQEKVN; encoded by the exons ATGGACCTGATGGTGGAGGCCAGCCCCCGCAGGACGTTCGCCAACGCTCACACCTACCACATCAACTCCATCTCCGTCAACAGCGACTACGCCACGTACCTGTCTGCCGACGACCTGCGCATCAACCTCTGGCACCTGGAGGTCACCAACAGGAGCTTCA ACATCGTGGACATCAAACCAGCCAACATGGAGGAGCTGACAGAGGTGATCACAGCAGCCGAGTTCCACCCCCACCACTGCAACGTCTTCGtctacagcagcagcaagggcaCCATCCGCCTGTGCGACATGCGCTCATCGGCGCTGTGTGACCAGCACTCCAAGT TTTTTGAGGAACCTGAAGATCCTAGCAGCAGatcatttttttcagaaataatatcCTCGATATCTGATGTGAAATTCAGCCACAGCGGGCGCTACATGATGACAAGAGACTACCTGTCAGTCAAGGTGTGGGACCTCAACATGGAGAACAGGCCCGTGGAGACCTACCAG gtgcacGAGTACCTGCGCAGCAAGCTGTGCTCCCTCTACGAGAACGACTGCATCTTCGACAAGTTCGAGTGCTGCTGGAACGGCTCCGacag TACAATCATGACTGGATCCTACAACAACTTCTTCCGGACGTTTGAGCGGGAGGCGCAGCGGGACGTGACCCTGGAGGCGTCCCGGGAGAGCAGCAAGCCCCGCGCCGTGCTCAAGCCCCGCAAAGTCTGCACCAGCGGCAAGAGGAAGAAGGACGAAATCACCGTTGACAGTCTGGACTTCAACAAGAAGATTCTGCACACGGCGTGGCACCCCATGGAGAACATCATCGCCGTGGCTGCCACCAATAACTTGTATTTATTCCAGGAGAAGGTTAACTAA